Below is a window of Jonesiaceae bacterium BS-20 DNA.
AACTGCAGTCCGTGTTCATGACAACAACGGAAACGTGGCCGCGCACCTTCTTTGCTGTGACCGAACGGCCAGAGAATCTTGAGGCCGAACGCTTCGTTGTCTTGAACCAAGAAGACGCCCGGGCAGATTACAAGCTCTGGGCTTGGTTCACCTTGTTCCCCGGTGTCACTGTCCCGGTCTTTCCCGCTGCGGACTCGGGAACCCCCGACCTCAGCGCGGTAGATGAGTCATTGATTTTGACCCCCAAGGACGCGCTTGAGCAGTACGCGGACGTGTTGAAAACGGGAGAAAAGTCGAAATTTAAGGACGTCTTCCACATCGAAGGCGACAGCTTCATCAAGGAAATTGCAGACCGTCGCAAGACCCTCGAAGATGCGGCCAAGGTTGCCAAGGGAACCTACACGGAAACCTTCGCGGTTGGTGAAGACGTCAAGACCCTGCGCACCCTCGATGGGGGAGCGGTGATTGTAGGAACGATCACCACCTCCGGAACGCTCAAGGGTGAAAAGGGCGCGATCATCACGCCGTCTGAGATTGAAAAGGCATTCTTACCCAAGGATGCCAAGCCCAATAACGCCTTGACGGTGCAACGCACCGCAATCGTAGGAATTTACGTACCGGCAAAGGGTGAGGACGCTAAGCCTGCCGCCATTGGTCGAACCATTCGAACCACCGGTGCGGAAATCCCCAAAGAGTAACCACCAAATTGACTGAAAGAAGCACCATGAGTGTACCTGGACCAAATGCTCCTGATTTCAATGTGCGCGGAGCCGTTGATTTATCCGCGCTGAACCGTCCCGTCGCGCCACCACCCGGACAAGAGGGTGGCGCCCCGGCCGCTGGCGGATTCGTAGTCGACCTAACCGAGGAGAGCTTTGCGGCCGTTGTAGAACGGTCCGCACAGGTGCCTGTAGTGATGCTGCTGTGGGTGCCCACCGACGCCGCCTCTAGCCAGTTAGCCACGAGCCTAGGTTCGTTGGCCGAACTGTATGAGGGTAAGTTCCTGATGGCCCGGGTGGATGTGGAAGCTTGGCCACGGATCGCTGCGGCATTCCAGATCCAAGACTACCCAACCGTAGTTGGTGTGATTGGTCAGCAACCGGTTCCGCTGTTTCAGGGCAACCACGAGGCGGCAGCCATTCAACAAGTGATCGATCAGTTCTTGGCAGCGGCCGAGGCAAACGGTGTCACCGGTGTGCTGGCCCGCCAAGATGGCGAGGCAAGCCAACCAGAACAGGCCCCACAAGAACCGGCCGAGGAACCGTTGCCGCCACTGCACCAAAAAGCCTATGACGCGATTGGGGCCAACGACCTCGCCGCCGCAATCGCCGCCTACGAGCAGGCGCTGCGAGAAGACCCGCGAGATCACATGGCCTCAGCCGGTCTAGCACAAACAAAACTCCTGCAGCGCACCGAGAACGCTGACCTTGCCGCCGTGCGCAAGGCTGCGGCCGACGCCCCCTCGGAGGTCACAGCGCAGATGGCAGTTGCGGACTTGGACGTGCTTGGCGGTCAGGTTGAAGATGCTTTTGGGCGGCTGCTAGAACTCTTGCCGGCTGCCGAGGACCGCGATCTGATTCGCAAGCGCCTGGTGGAGTACTTTGAGATCCTGGGCCCAACCGACCCTCGTGTGGGGCCGGCCCGCAGGTCCCTGGCCAGCGCGCTGTACTAGAACGCGTGCCATTTATCCGGCTTTCTTAACAAGAAACGGCTGGTGTTACTCACCACTGAGGTGGGCAACACCAGCCGTTTTTTGTTGGCCGGATCTTGACGTAAGTTACTGGGTTTTCACTTCAAAGAAGACCACGCTCAGGGCCGGGAGTCGGATTGCTGCCGAGTAGGAGCAGCCCGCCCAACTAATCTCTTGGGCAAGGACTGGGCCGGTGTTGAGCACGCCAGAGCCACCGTATTGTTCATCGTCGGTGTTGAGCAGCTCCGTCCAGATCCCGCCGCTAGGCAGGGATACCCGGTAGTCTTC
It encodes the following:
- a CDS encoding tetratricopeptide repeat protein, which encodes MSVPGPNAPDFNVRGAVDLSALNRPVAPPPGQEGGAPAAGGFVVDLTEESFAAVVERSAQVPVVMLLWVPTDAASSQLATSLGSLAELYEGKFLMARVDVEAWPRIAAAFQIQDYPTVVGVIGQQPVPLFQGNHEAAAIQQVIDQFLAAAEANGVTGVLARQDGEASQPEQAPQEPAEEPLPPLHQKAYDAIGANDLAAAIAAYEQALREDPRDHMASAGLAQTKLLQRTENADLAAVRKAAADAPSEVTAQMAVADLDVLGGQVEDAFGRLLELLPAAEDRDLIRKRLVEYFEILGPTDPRVGPARRSLASALY